The Desulfovibrio desulfuricans DSM 642 DNA segment CGCCTCCGCAAGAATAATTTTTTCAAGGCTTAAATCAGCGACGGCTCGTCGCAGCCTAGCGTTTTCCTTTTCTAGTTCTTTCAATCGCTTGAGCTGCTCAGTCCCCATGCCTCCATATTCCTTGCGCCATCGATAATACGTTTGCTCGGTTACAGCAATTTTGCGGCAAGCCAGGGCAATGCTTTCGCCTTGTCCCACAAGAACTTCAACCTCGCGAAGCTTGAAAATGATTTGCTCTGGAGTAAATGCTTTGCGACCCATTTGATGCCCTCCATGGCTCCACCTTATACTAACTTTTTAGGCGGACCAGTTTTTTGGGGGCAGGTCAACTTACTTTCCTGAAATTTTAGCCAGAGATTCCGGCGTATTGCCGCCAAGCCGCCACAAACTCACATCGCCAAAACCAAGGCTGCGCCCCACATCGGCCCAATGCGCAAGGGTTTCGCCATCTGCATACCAGATTTCACAAACGCTGCCATTGGTGCCCCCTTTTGCAAGCAGGGGGCTGCCGGGCGTGTTGTCTGCCGCCTTAAAGTACAGGGCATGGCTGGCTGGGTCGCGCTTGGGCTGTATGCCCGCGCCCTGCGCCCATGCGGTGGCCTTGCGCTCGGTAAGATCCACAACGCCCCGGCCCGTCCAGGCAAAACCGCCCGCAGAAAGCGCCAAGCCCGGCTTAACAGGCCAGTGGGCGCACCATTGGGCCAACTGGCGCAAAAAGGCATCGTCAGCCTTGGCCCCCGGCCCGTTGTGCCCACCGTGCAGGTTATAGGCCATCACCACATACTGCGGGCCTGCGGGCAGATTGCCTTGCAGGTACTTTTGCTTTGGTTCCATGACCAGCCGCAGCTTTCTGCCCTGAGCAGCCAGCGTAGCGGAAAGCTCCTGCGCGAATTGCAGCAGCCGGGGCCAGTCATCCATGCTCACCCTTTCGTAATCAAGCTCCAGCCCGGTAAAGGGATAAGCCGCCAGCAGGGCCAGCAGATCGCTGCGGTGCGCGGCGCGGCTGGCATCCGTGGCCATGAGCCTGCTCACAAGGGAGGGATCTTTTTGCACAGATTTGCCGGGGGCTTCAACCACATCGTTAACGACAGAAAGAAACACGCCCTGCGCCTTGTTGGAGCTTTGGCCCAGTGAGGCGGCAAGCCCGCCGCGCAGGGCCTTTTTCATGTCATCGGTGAGGAAGGGCCTGCCCTGCCTGTCAAAATACGCGGCAAACATGAGCGCGTTTTTAAAGTTGCCCTGGCGCAGTTCTGCAAGCCCGTTGGGCATGTCCCAATCCGCCACCCAGGCATCCGCTGCCATGGCCGGAACCGAGCAGCACAACGCAAGCAGACCCGCATAAACGGCAGAACGCAGATATTTCATAGCAACCTCCCCGGCGCAACGGCCCGGACGGATTTGACGCATGGGCCAGACGGCCCGGCGCAGCACGCTGAATGCTTTTTAAAAAACGTATTGCAGGTTCAGCGAATATTCATCCATGTTGTAATCGGGCAATTCCATGCGCCTGTAGCCAAGGGCAAGGCTCCAGTTATCGGCAGGAACCCAGTTCAGATCAAGGCTGTAACGCAGAACCTGCTCCCAGTTTTTGTCCTTGGATATTGCTGTGCCGTATCCGGCAAAGCCGCGCACGTGCATCTGGTCAAAAAGCGCCACATCAAACGAGGCCACAGCCATATGATTAACGTATTCCTGCGGCGCGTAATAGTCGGCAGGATTCCTGTCGCTGTCGGCGGCGCTAAACAGATAGCCTATCTGGAGTTGCGGCTTGTCCCACACAATATAGCGGGGGCTGACAGTGCCGCCCACAGTGCGGTTGCCATCCGTGCGCTGGGTGCCGAAAATTTCGGCCTGAAGCACACCCCAGTCCAGTATGCGGGCCTCGGTATTCAGACCCAGCCTGTCGGCGTACACGCCCTTTTTGACGCTTTCCGCCGTCTCGATTGACTGCCTGCTGTAGCTGAGGGTGTACGGCCCGTTGATGCGCAAGGGATCGACCGAGTACACGCCGCGCCAGGCGGCCCGGGCTTCCATAAAGGAAGAGCCGCTATCCGGCTGCACATCGCGCACCATCAGATCAAGCCAGTGCTGCTTGAAGGGGAAGTAGCGCAGCCCGATGCCCACAGCATGGCCGTGCAGCGAATTGTGATCGCTCTTCCACCACAGGTCGGAAACCGAAGCCTGGGCAGAGAGATTCTCCTGCAAAAAGGTGGAAGCCTTAAGTTCGTATTCCGCAAAACTGCGCCCGGCATTATCTGTCCAGCCGTGAGGGCTGAACGTGGCTCTGGGCCGCAAAAGCCGCTGCGCGCGATCGAGCAGTTCGTCCGTGCGCGGATTATCCGGGTCAAGCCTTTTGGCTTCGCGCGCAAGCTCGTTGGCATAGGGGGCATCTTCGTCAAACAGGGCGTTGCTGGCGCGGTAGTAGGCATTATCCGCAGGCGAAAGGCCAAGCGAAGCCGCACGGGCAAAGAGCATTTCCGCACGCGGCAGCTGACCGTGCCAGCTCGCCAGCAAGCCCTCTGTCTGCACCGCAAGACGCGTGGGATGGTTCTGCGGCATGGAGGCGATGGCCTTGGCGTCCAGCTGCGCATACACGTTGCGCACGGGCACAAACAGCGGATCAAGGCTGTTGGTGTGATAGCCGTTGGCAGTGGGCACAAAGGCCACGGCAAAGACCTCGCGGGCAGCCTCGGTATAGGCCTGCCGGATGTCCGCATCGCCGTTGAGGCTGATCTGCCCGTAATCGCCGCCGGGGTACATCCACGCCGTCACCGCAAAGCCCTGAGACTGCGCGAGCTGGCGCGCCTCGGCCATTGCCGAAGCCCAGCGGTTTTTCATTTCGTCGACAGTTTCAGGCCGTCCGTCCACCATTGCGCGCCGTGCCCAGAAGCCGCCCCTGCGGCCTGTTACATCCACAATGGTGCGGCCCGAGGTATCCGTGAGCGCCAGTTCCCAGCGGCCTGTGGCCACAAGCCTGCGCAAGAGCGCAGTATTGGGCAGGTCGTCCGGCGTGCCGGGAATAAACGACTGCCTGCTCACCAACAGTACGGCCCTGCCGCCACGTTGAGCCAGAGCGGCGTCTATGGCTTGCAATTCTTCAGGCCGCGTCTGCCCGATGACGAGCAGCAGAGGTATTTTACCCGGCGCAACAGTGGCCGCGTCAGTGGGTGCAGGAGCCAGAAACTCCGGCAGGGAAACCGGCCGATAGTTTGCGCCAAGCTGATCCAGATAAGCGGCAACATCCTGCGGGGTATAGCTTTTGCCGTCCGACTGCGAGGTAATGTTGGCAAAGCACAGGGCCATGCCCGCCCCGTTTGGCCCACGGGCCGAAAGGGACTGCACCATAGGCAGAGCACGGTCAAAACGCGACACTGCGCCGGAATGCACGGCAGACTGCAACTGATAGTGCATGTCGTAGGGATATTCCTGCGCCATATGGCGGGAGATTTTGGCCGTTTCGTTATAGTCGTGCCGTTGCAGGGAGATATCCAGCACGCTTTCCAGCGCATCGCGCTGTATGGTGTTGCGGGCAAGCAGGCCTTCGGCATGCGTCTGCGCATCATCAAGGAGCGATCTGTCGGGCTCAAGCGCAGCCTGACCGCCGGAGCGCAGCTCCGCCAGTTTTTCCCTTTCCTGCGGGGCAAGGCGTTCAGGGTCAAGCGTACCTCGGGCAATCCGTATCTGCTCACGCTTGAGCTTTTCAAGGCGGTCAGCCTGCATCCTGTATTCATCGCGCAGGGAGCTGTTGTACAGCGACTGCACATAGGCGGAATCCGGATCATCGGCCAGATAGGTCTGGGCATAGCCGCGCGCCGCCGGGTAGCGGGCTTCAGCCAGTGCGTCTTCGGCCTGACGGCGCAGGGCCGTGAGTTTTCCCGGGTCTGGCAGGCCGCTTTGCTGCAAAATGGAAGCCGCCTCGGCCCAACGGTTCTGGGCGCGCAAAGCCGCCACCAGCAGCGGGGCCACTGGCCTTGTGGTTGCCCCCTTGACCATGAGGGAACGGAAAATCGCCTCTGCCCGACCGGCATCGCCCAAGGCAAGGGCGCACTGCCCTTCATACAGCCGGGCGGTAGGCCCTGCGGCATTTTTGAATTCGCCGTAAAGCGCACGGGCGCGGGTGTAGTCTGCCACCGACATAAAAATATTGAAAACTGCGTACCGCGCGGCAAGATTGCCGGGTTCCGCGCGCAAAAAGCTGTCAAAATGGCGCATAGCCACATCCGTCTGCCCTTCAAGCATCCTGATGCGGCCAAGAATGAATTCATGCCGGGGCGAAGCATTGACCGGTGCAGCATTCAGATGCATTTCCGC contains these protein-coding regions:
- a CDS encoding tetratricopeptide repeat protein, with translation MRGSILSSSLLLALCCGFVASAVCAQEFPAGDSRARLDQPRGLEPAKSANSAKGQEQTSGAEPEKLSAAYYYNRANYAISREMYAEALGEIDKGMDLDPGFLPFITQKALVLSRLSRHEDAARFYSLALEARPDDARLAALAAENIQSSRASDSAGLSTDLARFFSGLSVQVTPELLKQLAERQDQNNAVFLPALRAAGAVGKLTDEEQAVLKACLANNGTVAAALLRRQNDWPQGSEPLRAVFEAMTARALQLAGKQDEAEVFYRQAAARGFSQETLNAIKAQAYLNRNEQKMAATVYEQGWRIASSPQVWAVRAADAYAASGGIREACDILEKAAKIAPHDLYLQGQLYYRLAQAGKTAELKALEQRLEAGGSNIAVNFGKFLFARQSKNRDAMQKARQAVVEHVDDVSAVHSQDDIRLIVASLGFSGARAPQEQQAELMRNNGWELWDSGKIDDAYVSWRDSIALDPQHGQKAGPSMCAVLLQQGRTADAMELFRLQYPEMPVFSLALYLIKDKQWSAAYPLLRSMAAPSGANAPWYALALAAGALEGGDIRAVETSARALLALDPPQESHTVSIPAADAGAGQLQLSRSLYLSMLSEYLGKLLDQQNVALIPELLASRQLQGIPALQAAKMLSEAGFSLAVGDSAQAAVPLWQRALTLSPDLPEAHLGMALAAAMQGNMTAAEMHLNAAPVNASPRHEFILGRIRMLEGQTDVAMRHFDSFLRAEPGNLAARYAVFNIFMSVADYTRARALYGEFKNAAGPTARLYEGQCALALGDAGRAEAIFRSLMVKGATTRPVAPLLVAALRAQNRWAEAASILQQSGLPDPGKLTALRRQAEDALAEARYPAARGYAQTYLADDPDSAYVQSLYNSSLRDEYRMQADRLEKLKREQIRIARGTLDPERLAPQEREKLAELRSGGQAALEPDRSLLDDAQTHAEGLLARNTIQRDALESVLDISLQRHDYNETAKISRHMAQEYPYDMHYQLQSAVHSGAVSRFDRALPMVQSLSARGPNGAGMALCFANITSQSDGKSYTPQDVAAYLDQLGANYRPVSLPEFLAPAPTDAATVAPGKIPLLLVIGQTRPEELQAIDAALAQRGGRAVLLVSRQSFIPGTPDDLPNTALLRRLVATGRWELALTDTSGRTIVDVTGRRGGFWARRAMVDGRPETVDEMKNRWASAMAEARQLAQSQGFAVTAWMYPGGDYGQISLNGDADIRQAYTEAAREVFAVAFVPTANGYHTNSLDPLFVPVRNVYAQLDAKAIASMPQNHPTRLAVQTEGLLASWHGQLPRAEMLFARAASLGLSPADNAYYRASNALFDEDAPYANELAREAKRLDPDNPRTDELLDRAQRLLRPRATFSPHGWTDNAGRSFAEYELKASTFLQENLSAQASVSDLWWKSDHNSLHGHAVGIGLRYFPFKQHWLDLMVRDVQPDSGSSFMEARAAWRGVYSVDPLRINGPYTLSYSRQSIETAESVKKGVYADRLGLNTEARILDWGVLQAEIFGTQRTDGNRTVGGTVSPRYIVWDKPQLQIGYLFSAADSDRNPADYYAPQEYVNHMAVASFDVALFDQMHVRGFAGYGTAISKDKNWEQVLRYSLDLNWVPADNWSLALGYRRMELPDYNMDEYSLNLQYVF
- a CDS encoding transposase; amino-acid sequence: MGRKAFTPEQIIFKLREVEVLVGQGESIALACRKIAVTEQTYYRWRKEYGGMGTEQLKRLKELEKENARLRRAVADLSLEKIILAEA
- a CDS encoding glycosyl hydrolase family 18 protein — protein: MKYLRSAVYAGLLALCCSVPAMAADAWVADWDMPNGLAELRQGNFKNALMFAAYFDRQGRPFLTDDMKKALRGGLAASLGQSSNKAQGVFLSVVNDVVEAPGKSVQKDPSLVSRLMATDASRAAHRSDLLALLAAYPFTGLELDYERVSMDDWPRLLQFAQELSATLAAQGRKLRLVMEPKQKYLQGNLPAGPQYVVMAYNLHGGHNGPGAKADDAFLRQLAQWCAHWPVKPGLALSAGGFAWTGRGVVDLTERKATAWAQGAGIQPKRDPASHALYFKAADNTPGSPLLAKGGTNGSVCEIWYADGETLAHWADVGRSLGFGDVSLWRLGGNTPESLAKISGK